The following are from one region of the bacterium genome:
- a CDS encoding FAD-linked oxidase C-terminal domain-containing protein: protein MKNHLTLNPEIIGKLKAIVGEKYLITLDDDKEPYSHDETLNHKFMPAAVVKPAGTAEVSAIMKLASSEKIPVTPRGAGTGLSGGALPVCGGIVLSLERLNQILEIDEENLMAVTQPAVITQTLQLAAEEKGLFYPPDPASLESCSIGGNIAENAGGPRAFKYGVTRHYLCGLEVVWPNGEVSRLGGKTIKNVSGYDLMHLICGSEGTLAVVTEITLRLVPKPPLAVDLMIPFSSIEDAVRACTAVIKGRIIPATMEFMEQKAVLAAEKFLEKRAPFREAEAHLLVQLDGDDRKALTADYEKIGKIVSDFGALDVLVAEDRPSRDRIWEMRRCMADALTQMSPVREREDVVVPRAAIPALFRKLKGLSEKHGAEIISYGHIGDGNVHVNIMKQGMAPEAWELMLPVLLDGLFREVMALGGTISGEHGIGFVKKKYLPLAVNGAALEMMKAVKKAWDPEGILNPEKIFL, encoded by the coding sequence ATGAAAAATCATCTTACCCTGAATCCTGAGATCATAGGAAAGTTGAAGGCCATCGTCGGGGAGAAATACCTGATAACCCTGGACGACGACAAGGAGCCCTATTCCCACGACGAGACCCTGAACCACAAGTTCATGCCGGCGGCGGTGGTCAAGCCGGCCGGCACGGCGGAGGTCTCGGCCATAATGAAACTGGCCAGTTCCGAAAAGATCCCGGTCACTCCCCGGGGGGCCGGCACCGGACTTTCCGGCGGAGCCCTGCCGGTCTGCGGCGGCATTGTGCTTTCGCTGGAGCGGCTGAACCAGATACTGGAGATAGACGAAGAGAACCTGATGGCGGTCACCCAGCCGGCGGTGATCACCCAAACCCTGCAACTGGCGGCGGAGGAGAAGGGGCTGTTCTACCCCCCGGACCCGGCCAGCCTGGAGTCCTGCTCCATCGGGGGCAACATCGCCGAGAATGCAGGCGGCCCAAGAGCCTTCAAGTACGGGGTCACCCGGCACTACCTGTGCGGGCTGGAGGTGGTCTGGCCCAACGGGGAGGTCTCCCGGCTGGGGGGCAAGACCATCAAGAACGTTTCGGGCTACGACCTGATGCACCTGATCTGCGGGTCGGAGGGGACGCTGGCGGTGGTCACCGAGATCACCCTGCGCCTGGTGCCCAAGCCGCCGCTGGCGGTTGACCTGATGATCCCCTTCTCCTCCATCGAAGACGCCGTGCGGGCCTGCACCGCGGTGATCAAGGGCCGGATCATCCCGGCCACCATGGAATTCATGGAGCAGAAGGCGGTGCTGGCGGCGGAAAAATTCCTGGAAAAACGGGCGCCGTTCCGCGAGGCCGAGGCCCACTTGTTGGTCCAGTTGGACGGCGACGACCGGAAAGCGCTGACCGCCGATTACGAAAAGATAGGCAAAATAGTCTCGGACTTCGGGGCGCTGGATGTGCTGGTGGCCGAGGACCGGCCGTCGCGCGACCGGATATGGGAGATGCGGCGCTGCATGGCCGATGCCCTGACCCAGATGAGCCCGGTGCGCGAGCGCGAGGACGTGGTGGTGCCGCGGGCCGCCATCCCGGCGTTGTTCCGGAAGCTGAAGGGCCTGTCGGAAAAGCACGGGGCGGAGATCATCTCCTACGGGCACATCGGTGACGGCAATGTCCATGTCAACATCATGAAGCAGGGGATGGCGCCGGAGGCCTGGGAGCTGATGCTGCCCGTCCTGCTGGACGGGCTGTTCCGCGAGGTGATGGCGCTGGGCGGGACCATCTCCGGCGAGCACGGCATCGGATTCGTCAAGAAGAAGTATCTGCCGCTGGCGGTCAACGGCGCGGCCCTGGAGATGATGAAAGCGGTGAAGAAGGCCTGGGACCCGGAGGGGATATTGAATCCGGAGAAGATATTTCTGTGA
- a CDS encoding asparaginase, which produces MIKPKITIIFTGGTIAMKASKQKGGAVPALKGKDLLRQVPEIAGIAAVTVHDFGQYPGPHMTPELMLKLSGVVKKYLLQKDMTGVIVTHGTDTLEETAFFLDLCLNSQKPVVVVGAMKDCTELGWDGPSNLMGAVRTALSPQSKGKGVLVFLNNTINSAGEVTKTSTDSFETFRSPDLGPLGWVDQDRVLFYRQPLYREYHPVKKIEPRVDLFKMAVGMDDKLIRYSVDSGARGLVIEGMGRGNVPPSVVPGIEYAIKKGLPVVLCTRCIGGRVLDTYAYQGGGAQLRKLGVILGGHLPGQKARIKLMILLGQGLSIEQIKQAFECLEYGCSK; this is translated from the coding sequence ATGATAAAACCTAAAATAACCATCATCTTCACCGGCGGGACCATCGCCATGAAAGCCAGCAAGCAGAAGGGCGGGGCGGTGCCGGCCCTAAAGGGAAAAGACCTGTTGCGCCAGGTGCCGGAGATAGCCGGGATCGCCGCGGTCACGGTCCACGACTTCGGGCAGTATCCCGGGCCTCACATGACCCCGGAGCTGATGCTCAAGTTGTCGGGCGTTGTCAAAAAATATCTTTTACAGAAGGACATGACAGGCGTTATCGTCACCCACGGCACCGACACCCTGGAGGAAACGGCCTTCTTTCTGGACCTGTGCCTCAATTCCCAAAAGCCGGTGGTGGTGGTTGGCGCCATGAAGGACTGCACCGAGCTGGGCTGGGACGGGCCCTCCAACCTGATGGGCGCGGTGCGCACCGCCCTGTCCCCGCAGTCAAAGGGCAAGGGCGTTCTGGTCTTTCTTAACAACACCATCAACTCGGCCGGGGAGGTCACCAAGACCAGCACCGATTCCTTTGAGACCTTCCGCAGTCCCGACCTCGGCCCCCTGGGCTGGGTGGACCAGGACCGGGTGCTGTTCTACCGCCAGCCGCTGTACCGGGAATATCATCCGGTCAAGAAGATCGAGCCCCGGGTGGACCTGTTCAAGATGGCGGTGGGCATGGATGACAAGCTGATCAGGTATTCTGTTGACTCCGGCGCCCGCGGCCTGGTGATAGAGGGCATGGGCCGGGGCAACGTGCCGCCTTCGGTGGTGCCGGGGATAGAATACGCCATAAAAAAAGGCCTGCCGGTGGTGCTTTGCACACGATGCATCGGCGGCCGGGTGCTGGACACCTACGCCTACCAGGGCGGGGGGGCCCAGCTGAGAAAACTGGGCGTGATCCTGGGCGGGCACCTTCCGGGACAGAAGGCCCGGATCAAGCTGATGATCCTGCTGGGGCAGGGGTTGTCCATCGAACAAATAAAACAAGCTTTCGAGTGCTTGGAATATGGGTGCAGTAAATAA